In one Fusobacterium perfoetens ATCC 29250 genomic region, the following are encoded:
- a CDS encoding AMP-binding protein: MIFLKESEKVALIYDDRKITYSETAKGAKSFSEKLDIQRDDRVVIFMENRPEILYGLLGIFDKRGISVNLDGSFTGEELVYYLKDCTPKYIICSHKTYEEAKKGVELSGLDIEIVIGEEVPLDYKGTDLKIEIDEKEEKDKVMFILYTSGTTGNPKGVMLTFDNLLVNLEGLMKYKMFNSDDRVLGILPMHHILPLLGSGLLPIVYGATLVFLKEVSSQALVDALKKYKITIIIGVPKLWEMLHKKIMGKINEKAIPKGIFALAKKINNKSFSKKIFKKVHEGFGGAVRFFVSGGSKLDKQISEDFLTLGFDICEGYGLTETAPMISFTPINKVIPGCAGEIINDVEVKITDEGEILVKGRNVMKGYYNKPEATAEAIKDGWFYTGDLGHVIGKNLYVTGRKKEMIVLSNGKNINPIEIEQWLISKSDLIKEVAIIDYENKLTALIYPDFYKLHDDGVTNILETFKLGVIDEYNKQAPSYKKVLDVKIVQEEFPKTKIGKLRRFMLKDLLEEKKVEKKEIEEPNTKEYKEISKYIKSLKNKVISPKDHLELDLGLDSLEIVELLTFIESSFGIKIDEKTLVENATVEKLAEYVEKISKEEVNHTNVKWKDLLTAEVNITSFPKSNLVGKLVKLLLKIFVFTFYIKIDKKGLENTKTNEPVIFAGNHQSFLDGFMLNQTFSNDVLDKTCYFAKSKYFVKPHMKFMGENSNIILVDINKNLINSLQLLGKAIKSGYNIVIFPEGTRTRDGKLGKFKKFFAILAQELNIPIVPFVIKGAYDLYPPSAKYPRSGKVSIEFLDKVYPDKNLSHEEFAEKIKEIIAKELKEDK, encoded by the coding sequence GTGATATTTTTAAAAGAAAGTGAAAAAGTTGCACTTATATATGATGATAGAAAAATAACTTATAGTGAAACAGCAAAAGGAGCAAAAAGTTTCTCAGAAAAATTAGATATTCAGAGAGATGATAGGGTAGTTATTTTTATGGAAAATAGACCAGAGATTTTATATGGTTTATTAGGAATTTTTGACAAAAGAGGAATATCTGTTAATCTAGATGGAAGTTTTACTGGAGAAGAATTAGTTTATTATTTAAAGGATTGTACACCTAAATATATAATTTGTTCTCATAAAACTTATGAAGAAGCTAAAAAAGGAGTAGAATTATCAGGGCTTGATATAGAAATTGTTATAGGAGAAGAAGTTCCTCTTGATTATAAAGGAACTGATTTAAAAATAGAAATTGACGAAAAAGAAGAAAAAGATAAAGTAATGTTTATACTTTATACTTCTGGAACTACAGGAAATCCTAAAGGAGTTATGCTTACTTTTGATAATTTATTAGTTAACTTAGAAGGATTAATGAAATATAAAATGTTTAATTCAGATGATAGAGTTTTAGGAATATTACCAATGCATCATATTTTACCTTTATTAGGTTCTGGGTTATTACCAATAGTTTACGGAGCAACATTAGTATTTTTAAAAGAAGTATCTTCTCAAGCTTTGGTAGATGCTTTAAAAAAATATAAAATTACAATTATTATTGGAGTTCCTAAATTATGGGAAATGTTGCATAAAAAAATAATGGGAAAAATAAATGAAAAAGCTATACCAAAAGGAATATTTGCTCTTGCAAAAAAAATAAATAATAAATCTTTTAGTAAAAAAATATTTAAAAAAGTTCATGAAGGATTTGGTGGTGCTGTTCGTTTCTTTGTTTCAGGTGGTTCTAAATTAGATAAACAAATATCAGAAGATTTTTTAACTTTAGGATTTGATATTTGTGAAGGATATGGACTTACAGAAACAGCTCCTATGATAAGTTTTACTCCTATTAATAAAGTAATTCCAGGTTGTGCTGGAGAAATAATAAATGATGTAGAAGTAAAAATTACTGATGAAGGAGAAATTTTAGTTAAGGGTAGAAATGTAATGAAAGGTTATTATAATAAGCCTGAAGCTACTGCAGAAGCTATAAAAGATGGATGGTTTTATACAGGAGATTTAGGACATGTAATTGGAAAAAATCTTTATGTTACAGGTAGAAAAAAAGAAATGATAGTTTTATCTAATGGAAAAAATATAAATCCTATTGAGATTGAACAGTGGTTAATTAGTAAAAGTGATTTAATAAAAGAAGTTGCTATAATTGATTATGAAAATAAATTAACAGCTTTAATATATCCTGATTTTTATAAATTACATGATGATGGAGTAACTAATATTTTAGAAACATTTAAATTAGGAGTAATAGATGAGTATAATAAACAAGCTCCAAGTTATAAAAAAGTATTAGATGTAAAAATAGTTCAAGAAGAATTTCCTAAAACAAAAATAGGAAAACTTAGAAGATTTATGCTTAAAGATTTATTAGAAGAAAAAAAAGTAGAAAAAAAAGAAATTGAAGAACCTAATACAAAAGAATATAAAGAAATTTCTAAATATATAAAATCATTAAAAAATAAAGTTATATCACCAAAAGACCATTTAGAATTAGATTTAGGTTTAGATTCCTTAGAAATAGTTGAGTTATTAACATTTATAGAAAGTAGTTTTGGAATAAAAATAGATGAAAAAACTTTAGTAGAAAATGCTACAGTTGAAAAATTAGCAGAATATGTAGAAAAAATATCAAAAGAAGAAGTTAATCATACTAATGTAAAATGGAAAGATTTGCTTACTGCAGAGGTCAATATTACAAGCTTCCCTAAATCTAATTTAGTTGGAAAACTTGTAAAATTACTTTTAAAAATATTTGTATTTACTTTTTATATAAAAATTGATAAAAAAGGTCTAGAAAATACAAAGACAAATGAACCTGTTATTTTTGCTGGGAATCATCAAAGCTTTTTAGATGGATTTATGTTAAATCAAACTTTTTCTAATGATGTATTAGATAAAACTTGTTATTTTGCGAAATCTAAATATTTTGTAAAACCTCACATGAAATTTATGGGAGAAAATTCAAATATAATTTTAGTTGATATTAATAAAAATTTGATTAATTCTTTACAACTTTTAGGAAAAGCTATAAAGTCAGGGTATAACATAGTGATTTTCCCTGAAGGAACAAGAACAAGAGATGGAAAATTAGGTAAATTTAAAAAATTCTTTGCCATATTAGCTCAAGAATTAAATATTCCAATAGTTCCATTTGTAATAAAAGGAGCTTATGATTTATATCCACCAAGTGCGAAGTATCCTCGTTCAGGAAAAGTAAGTATAGAATTTTTAGATAAAGTTTATCCAGATAAAAATCTTTCTCATGAAGAATTTGCTGAAAAAATAAAAGAAATAATAGCTAAAGAATTAAAAGAGGATAAATAA